A window of the Hordeum vulgare subsp. vulgare chromosome 5H, MorexV3_pseudomolecules_assembly, whole genome shotgun sequence genome harbors these coding sequences:
- the LOC123395567 gene encoding peptidyl-prolyl cis-trans isomerase FKBP53-like, giving the protein MAFWGVEVKPGKPYTHSYNPSHGRLRICQATLGSCDAATRTVVQCIVGNKKPIILCSLNPKLAEMCHLEIELEEVDEVLFSVLGQSSVHLSGYYLRPGSRGHAGDEDSESYGEDVGESDTDQDYEGSEDSYESDFIDDGDTEVPEHNDVSNSMDDGDICSTPNHLKQDSEKPARKVKKQRLLKKKHRVDSSADKIADSPSKPAVRRKRGSIFDSASEDEDFLAQSKEESLPTPVSLAKKTNGKVSEEIKPGNVTSNDEAKKQSNSGRKRKSDEINQDPASPMDVTEVNGSSVPKQESEIKKKSKKKKKSVEAEDGKHSNNIRTLVDGLVIEDLSAGNQDAKVASEGNKVYINYVGKLQDGKTVHSNADEKPYKFKLGSEKVMRGWDLGITGMRVGEKRRLTIPPSLCDNGGKSAVEFPKDSTIIYEVELVKVR; this is encoded by the exons ATGGCGTTCTGGG GCGTGGAGGTGAAGCCCGGTAAGCCGTACACCCACAGCTACAACCCTTCCCATGGCCGTCTCCGCATTTGCCAG GCCACACTGGGCAGTTGTGATGCTGCTACAAGGACAGTGGTGCAATGCATTGTGGGCAACAAGAAACCCATCATACTTTGTAGTTTGAATCCTAAATTGGCTGAGATGTGCCATCTCGAGATTGAGTTGGAGGAGGTCGATGAGGTTCTGTTTTCAGTACTTGGCCAGAGTTCTGTGCATCTCTCAGGATATTACCTCCGGCCAGGCAGCAGGGGCCATGCAGGGGACGAAGACTC AGAATCTTATGGAGAGGATGTTGGAGAGTCTGATACAGACCAAGACTATGAAGGGAGTGAGGACAGTTATGAATCTGACTTCATTGATGATGGTGACACTGAAGTACCCGAGCACAATGATGTTTCTAATTCTATGGATGATGGTGATATATGCTCAACCCCCAATCATCTTAAGCAAG ATTCTGAAAAGCCTGCTCGTAAGGTTAAAAAACAGCGTCTCTTAAAGAAGAAGCACCGAGTTGACAGCTCCGCTGACAAGATTGCTGATTCTCCATCAAAGCCTGCTGTCAGGCGCAAACGTGGCTCAATATTTGATAGTGCCAGTGAAGATGAAGACTTTTTGGCCCAGAGTAAAGAAGAAAGCTTGCCTACGCCTGTTTCCTTGGCTAAGAAAACTAATGGTAAAGTTTCAGAGGAGATCAAACCTGGAAATGTTACGTCAAATGACGAGGCCAAAAAACAGAGTAATAGTGGCAGGAAAAGAAAAAGTGATGAAATCAATCAGGATCCTGCATCTCCAAT GGATGTAACAGAGGTCAATGGGTCATCGGTTCCAAAACAGGAATCTGAAATAAAAAAGAaatccaagaaaaagaagaagtctgTGGAGGCAGAAGATGGAAAGCATTCCAATAACATAAGAACATTGGTGGATGGGCTAGTCATAGAAGATCTTTCAGCAGGAAACCAAGATGCCAAAGTGGCTTCAGAGGGCAACAAG GTTTACATCAATTATGTTGGCAAGCTGCAGGATGGAAAAACTGTTCATTCTAATGCCGATGAAAAGCCCTACAAGTTTAAGCTTG GTTCTGAGAAAGTGATGCGTGGATGGGACCTCGGTATTACTG GTATGCGTGTTGGCGAGAAGAGGAGGCTAACCATCCCTCCATCACTGTG CGACAATGGTGGTAAATCGGCCGTGGAATTCCCCAAAGATTCAACAATCATTTATGAAGTGGAGTTGGTGAAAGTCCGGTGA